From the Hordeum vulgare subsp. vulgare chromosome 1H, MorexV3_pseudomolecules_assembly, whole genome shotgun sequence genome, the window CATCTTcgttcctacaacgcacctggctgagacgagacgacgttgtccgtatccatggagtcatcttcctgacgcgccggggaggtggcagaagtagcgaccctgtcgagtgagatccagtcggccagtaaacagaagttcactcggatatcagaaaaaactgaaagctgagtacacttacgtggaggtgacggggacagcgaccctcattcgcggcagagccttccgaggtttaggcccactcggcttgggcgccttagaagattggcctgcaggctcagcggcggcatccctggccctcttagcgtttcgaacactcgggaccactggagaagtaggcggagcactcgaagacgcgggaggagctgagggGGCAGCGGGCTCATGTCggtgcttggtccgatgctccagttgtggaggtggcgagtcctgctcctcgtcttcttcctcctcctagctggactcttcctccgactccccactgtcggagacatattcagcactctccacgctgccctcctggctgccctcctcctcttcggccgaattcccgttcgagacgggggaaaaccagttggtccactcctgcataaaattcagtcggcgacatcaaacatcacacagagattcaagcaaacgacaagagtaagacagttaggagcactcgacaagagtctctcacctgattcggcgggggattatccgcgcagaagggcttcactcgccgtgatcctttgggattctcacagggggccgtgatctggagcacccacgaggtcaccctctcctcagtcacgcccacaacattggtccgagtggaatcctcgggccccgtgtaatgccacatggcatggtcgcgagcctgcagaggctggatccaccgaccaaggaagacttccagcaggtctataccggtgacccccctcctgacgacgtccacgagcgcctcaaccaaaggctgaacgtcgttcttctccgccttcgagagcgcgagctgcttaggcggggcgggccggtctagactaaaaggaggcagaccagtcgatgcattcggacaggcgatatcctggcagtagaaccacgtcgactgccagttcctaaccgactcacttaactggagagcaggatagctactccgactcttcttctggaaccctaaacccccacagagctggaggaggtgcgtcttatcatccgactggctaagtcgtttgatagtttgggatcgggcggagaagatgtgtttgaacaaaccccaatggggagggcagccgataaaacactcacataagactatgaaggcagaaaggtgcgcgatggcattcggagggaaatggtgaagttgggcaccAAAGTGATTcaagatgcccttgaagaaaggatgcgggggcaaagaaaaacctcggtggacatggctgaggagcaagacgcgctccccctctcggggcgctggctcgacctcgtcctccgccgacagtctccaggacttgtgcacgagcactccgtgctccaccagctgcagcagatccccctccgtcattgtggaggggaggaagtctccttggatccaccccgccggcagcggccgttgccgccgctgagcaggcgccgccgccttgcccttcttcttcctcgcctccatcttgctggtttgacccttggtcatggaggcgacggcgaactctcgagaggaaggagaagggggaagtGTTGGAGCGctcgaggtggcgaggaagacggagcaggcgagagcgaaagattcggcgagcgtagcgAAGAAacctcgccgcccagatttaaatagagttccgactgggtcgctggcgggtggcccgaaaccttatccgcccgaccggccgcggcgatatcagtggaggacttgaaggcgcgagagtcgaggcgtcaggcgctactcgagtgcgctgacgtcgtccccgctgagcgcgcggaacccgaaatttgagatcccggaaaatccgccgctgtcagttgaccggtcgcgtcaaaagatgccgcggaagcactcggttcccgacagtcggtttcacaagcacttccactcggatcgttggtcagaaaaggtaaaatggatagaggcaagcaacacccaagccgagtctaatccagtcggatccgaacttcaagcaccgcttcgtcgtttcaaccccaatccattcggggactaatgatggggtcgtagtcctagggtagggtcataggcctgccatacaggtcctacccaaggactaccccatgcaaaggacaagaccctaagtctaccccgactaaattaaggaatccccatcatccagtcgggaaCAGGCCctatatcatccagtcggatactagcattcggagaataccaagctaaccaactggatacactcggtacatcgtaacctccctggaggaaaacggtcatacgtttccgggtgcatttattagcagttagagcatacgttacctgtaacgtatgcattcaatccccactattcCGCCCTtataccagaaccgttgtggagggcagcgcactctatataagccgccctcccctgctggtagaagggttagaaaaacattgtattccatattacactcggtaacaagctccgagagcactgagacgtagggctgttatctccatcgcagaggggcctgaactcatacaacctggccgtagctaggactctgcccatctcattcgtaccctacacatctactgtcagacttatacccacgacaataacCGCTATGTCTAGCGTAGTTAGCTAAGAAATGACTACTAGTGTTCTGGTTACGCGAAATATGAGTAATACAAGTCTGACGAGATTTCATAAGCTCCTTAATTTCCTCAATCGGTGTCATGTAGCCTGACATGTCTTGATCCTTTTGCCGAACCATGTTGACAAGCTCTAAGCAATCCACCTTGATTATAAAAGGAGAGCTACACCATTGAAGTGAAGCACCTTCACGCACTGCAGCAACCTCAGCCTCCAAAGCATCCGGACAACGGGACAAGGGTTGAGATATCCCCATTACCTTCGGGTGAAGAGGAACCATGGGCATTGAGCTTATACCAGCCCAAATCTGGTGGGATCCATGCATGTGTGCGAGCAGAAGAAATGCCAGACGGAGATGAAGGAATGATATGGCTATCAATAGAAAACTTCCCTTTGATGTAGTCTTGGTCTGGGTGGTACTTGATCGTTGTAGCATATCCATATAACTAAGAAGAAACCTTTTGGAGACATCAACATGAGGTTGTTGCTTGCTGTGGACAGCCTCATTACGGATACACCAACGGCGCCAAAACACCACTAGAATTCTATTCAGCAACCAGTAACCAATCCCTCCCGGTATTTCTGAATGTTTCCAACTTAGGCAAGTTCCAAACGTCCGTTAAACTACGCCACAACATAACTGAAAACGAACATCTGACCAAAGGGTGAAAACTATCCTCCTCTTCTACTCAACATACGGGGCGTTGATCTGTTAGTTCTAGGTTCCTCTTGTGCTTGTTCCGCCAAGTAGGTAGAGAATCATTGCACAACCTCCAGACAAATGTTTTAAAAGTGGGTGACACGCAGCCTATTTCCGTTAGGAgccaaactactccctccgtttataaatataagtccttttagaggTTTCATTAATGAATTACATAAGAATGTatctagacatactttagagtgtagattcattcattttgcttcgtatgtagtctttaataaaatctttaaaaagatttatatttaggaacggagagagtacaaGTTAGTTGTCAAACTCCAGCATTCCTCCATAGTCATTTCGTAACTACTCTTAACAGAGAAAGAACCCCTTTTTTCAGGCGTCCAGGCGAGCCAATCCTCCAAACGAACAGACGGACGAAGCTTCAGAATTTCAGTCATATCCATGTGCATGAAGTACTGGTGCAGTACGTCCAACTTCCAATCACCAAAGTGGGGTCTATGAGCTCCGAGACGAACCTCAACCTGCACCTGCGCTTTGGCGATACAGGCTTATATGAAAACGGTTTCTGGATCCAGGAATCTCTCCAGATGCAGATACTTTGTCCATTACCCGCCCTCCAAACTAATCCTTTTTTCAACAGATCCAAACCATATGAGATAGCTTGCCATGATGATGAATTACTGCCACTAAAAAACAGTATCCTCAAGACGACCATTGGGGGTAATATTTGGATTTCAAAACTTGTGCACACAGACTGTACGGTCTCACAAGAAGCCTCCAAGCTTGTCGAGCCAGTAAAACTTGATTGAAAGCGCGAAATCCCAGAAGCCTAAACTTTACCTTCGGTTTCTGAAGTTTTTCCCCAAATGACATCATCGTCTGATTCAAAAGACCTAGATTTAGGGTTACCCCCGAAACAAATGCCCCTGAAGGAAGAGGGTCATGAGTTGCACCTGCCAACAAACCCGAATAAAGCCCACCAGCACAAAGCTCTCGaagcgacgccttcaggaaggacaTGATACCTTTAGCTCCATCGCCGCCCATCgtagttagggttttcacccgaaaAGCAGTGAGGTTGGAAGAGGTAAGGTGGACCCGAACGACGTCTTCAAGAAGAATATCGGCACCCACGGACGTTGCCATCATCGTGGCCGCCCGGAACCGACCAGGGAATTATCCCGATCTGGATCCCCACCTCCCGCTCCGCCCACAAAACCGATGACCGGCTAGCTAGCCAGCATGACCAAGTCTGGCAATATTGGAGCGCGCCTAGACGAGGCAGTAGGCAGCTCACAAAATGACGTTGTCAGCCGCCGGGGGCATCGCTGCCACGGCCCGAACCCGCTGATGGTCCGTCGGCTGCCCAAGCCGATCTCCGGCAGCCCGGCAGCACCGTCGCGCCACCGGACGGGGAAGCCTCATCAAAAGGACCACCGTCCAGGTGGTCCCTGGTCCATGGGTCGTAGTCGCCGTACTAGCGGCAAGCAGCTGGAGAAGGGCCCCACCGCTGCCTTCTATGTCGACAATGGCATAAGAAACACATGATAATTGGTGTAGAGAGTCCCCTAAAATTCCTACCTTTACTTAAATCTCCTCATTTAATTGATGTATATTGGTCTATACATATAAACTGTACATGGTACTCCCTTCATCCCAcaatattatggaacggaggagGTATTTACGATGTTTTTCAAAATAGTGTGTGTACACTTTACATCCAAATCAGAGAGTAAATCTGCCCATGGCGCCAACTGGCACATGGTAACATGTTTTTTTTTTCGTGATAATATGCGCCTCATTCatatcataaaaaataaaatacaagTCACGTAAAGACCGACATAACACACCTGAAACAATAGCAAAACACCGCTAAGCTTCACATCAACACCCATCACTTGCCTCCGGCACTACCATAGTAGCCACCAAAGGGGAAAAAATGACGGATCACCTCCTCACACGAACTCGACGCGTCTCCATCGCTGATATGCAGTTTTGCGGATCTTCAAGGTGGCTCACCAAAAGTGAAGCCATTGCCATTGAGCGAATCAGACGGGGGAAACACCCAGACACGCCGTCAATCTCCAGATCTTGCACCCCACCACGACTAAGATGCcgaaggaggaaaccatacctgcCATCCATCAACCATGAACCCATCACACATTTCGTCTTTCAAATGTCGTCGATGCACACCACAATCCACTCCATCCATGGACTACCTCCTAAGCTCCACAACGGCGTTGGAGCAAGCACCATCGCAACGACGGAGTCCGAAGACACGGGTCCACCACGAGAATGACGTCGCCGCCACACCATCATTGCTTGAACATGCTGATTTTTAAATTCATCCACAACCCTAGGACCGATTGCCTCGTTAGAAACAGATCTGAACCTTATTTATTCAGCGCCACCATCGCCGCCTCCGAAGTGAAGACAATGAACAGCCGAAAAAGCAAAGCTACTAGGGCCTAACCCAAAACTATACGATCCACACACGTAGATCCAACGATCCCACTCACCACCGATGAccgaggttgccggcggacggGAGCCGCTGGAGGGACCAGGCGAAGGGGCTCtcccggcggcggctagggtttctagTCACCTGCCCGAGAGGAAAAGAATGCGCCCCGTGGACGCCTTCCTGTTCGATCTATTGTTCCTCCCCACATGGTACCGTGTTTTTTTTGAAAGCAACCCACATGGTACCGTGTTTGTTTGCCCATATTTTGTCAATGTTGCACATATATAATGTATTTGTTTTGTATACCTTGTGCTGCCAAAAAACGGAATATGCCGTAGTACAAAACACCACAATACCAGAGTATAATAGCACTACCAGCTTAAACTCCGCTTTACACCGGCCGGCGCTTACGTACCACGACAAGGACGCATTCGAAATGCCGATGCTCCTCGGTTGGATCGCCTCCTTGACCATGGATACGGGGACTCTCGTTGTCCGAGCGACAGGTGCGCTCACGCAACGCAAGGCACGCACAAGGACCGATGCACGCCACAACGTACGCCCAACGAGAGCTACACCTCATTTCTCTACTCTCGCGTTCGTACACCATCGCGATCCCAACTACCGCATCATATTCATACATACATTTATCTACGCGCCGATCGATCGACCGGTCGCTGTCGAAGCTGCCGGCCCCGGCCACCTCCGGTTGCGGGCCGGCCATGGACAGCAGCCGCCACGACCACGCGCGCGCTCCCTTCCTTCCTTGTTAGCGAGGTCAAACGGCATGCGCGTATAAAGATCCCGTCCATGGCCGCGGTCGATTGGAGGTTGCACCGTTCGTTCTTCCGTTCGTTAGAGCTTATTACTAGCTAGAGCTAGCTCTCCTTGCACGGCGGCGACCGGCGAGAAGATTAGGACGGCGGCGAATCGAGAGGATGAGGATCGCGAGGCCGTACTCGGGGGTGTCGAGAAGCGGGGCGACGGCGAGGACGGGGCCGCACGCGCTGCCGCTGGCGCGGATCAAGAAGATCATGAAGCGGTCGGCGGGGGACGgcagcggcggcgacggcgccGGGGCCAGGATGATCTCGGGCGAGGCGCCCGTGGTGTTCTCCAGGGCCTGCGAGCTATTCGTCGCCGAGCTGACGCAGGCCGCCTGGGCCGCCACGCTCGAGGGCCGCCGCCGGACCGTGCACGCCGAGGACGTCGCCGCCGCCGTCAGGGACACCGACCTCTTCGActtcctcgtcgacgtcgtcaaGCCCAGGggtgacgacggcggcggcgtcgaTGCCGGAGGccgcctcccgccggcagcccccgtcCACCGCGGCGCGCTCGACTAGAAACTTGTGCgtgcaatgcatgcatgcatgcctcgTCGTGGTTGTGGAATCAAACTGTGCCGCGATTAATTGCACTAATTTCGTTCATGTTGcttttacttgctactgctgctgccaaAGTGCCAATATAAACCGAATGACGCAGGGGTGAAACTAGAACGATTTGgttaaggccctgtttgtttcataagtcctaggacttttttaagtcccaatttataagtcataagtccctacctgtttgtttacagggacttataagtcccgagtccctacctgtttgtttacggggacttataagtccatgttgcaCCTGCAGATGAACTAGCGATCAAGTCGAGTACTGTGGATGAACTAGCGAACCTGCAAATGAACTAGGGAGACGAGGCGGCggccgggcggcgacggggcgggcggcggccgggcgggcgggcggcggggcggcggcgtcggGGCGGGCGGGCGTCggggcgggcgggcggcggggcggcggcgtcggGGCGGGCGGGCGTCggggcgggcgggcggcggggcggcggcgtcggGGCTGGCGGCGTCGGGGCGGGCGGCGGCCGGGCGGCGTCGGGGCGGGAGGCGActgggcgggcgggcggcggggcggcggcgtcggGGCGGGCGGGCGTCGGGGCgagcgggcggcggggcggcggcgtcggggcgagcgggcggcggggcggcggcgtcggggcgagcgggcggcggggcggcgtctGGGCGGGCCGGCGgtcgggcggcgacggggcgggcggccggcggcgggcggTGCGAGCGTCGTCCTGTCCCTGGAGCGATCCGGGCAGGCGGTGCGAGCGTTATGGACCAGAaaataagtcccaataagctcctaTTAGAGAGTCTTATTTCATAAGTCCCAATTAACcataataagtcccaataagtccctagtgtttggtttaggtgggacttatagggacttttttaagtcccaaaaccaataagtccctggaaacaaacaccctctaACTTGTGTACACGCCGGTTCTGTATTTTCTATACTTGTCGTTCCATTTCTACTGCTGTTATGGGATTTTTTAAGATTTCATTGCTACCAAATCAATATAGATAATGAGTACAAGGATGTTTTCACACTATACCTTTTATACAAATGGCTTTCATTGATTACAAGCTATTGGAAAGCTTCATTACATTTTCTATGATGTAACCAAAGGACTTTTTTTCCTTAAAAAACAAAGGACTTTTTGGTGACAATTTGTGCAatgtccacccccccccccaaacaaaGTTTGATTCAGAGCGAGAAGAAGCGACGGAAATTAGAACATGAATATCGTTTGATTCGTCAATATTTAAAGATGAGGATGCTACAAATTAGTTCTAAAACTTAGAAAGGAACATTTTTTGCATCTGTACACAAGTCACGAGAAACTATATGCACAAATTTCCAACAAATACATATGTACATGTTTTTTCTACAACAACTTAGTTCTAAAACTTTACCTTTATTTTCAGAGAACATATAACATTCTCCTATAAATGTATACGTGAGTTAACATATTTTTAGTAGAAGTCATTATCCACAAATATCAATGCCTGAATTAAAAAATACTTTCTCTTTACACTAATGTAACTAAACTTAAAAAACGTCTTATAATTGTGTACAGAGGTAGTATATGATTCGGGGAATATACATTTCTTGAGCATCGAATCTTTGATACAACATTTTCACCTTCTTGGATTATTTTTTCGATAAAGAACATTTCATTCAATTGATATATTGGTGTGATACAACCGCATTGAAAAAATGTCGGGCCTTTCACtaatagaaaacagggctttggtccacttaaaaatatcccattagtcccggttaaaAAATGTCGGGcctttcactagtagaaaacaggactttggtccactttgagaaatcccattagtcccgattcacccacgaaccgggacctatggtgtcattggtcccggttcgtgatgcCAAGGTGTTAGGCGGGCATcatggaccattggtcccggttcgtgtcaaccctttggtcccggttccagacaggaACCGGAACAATTAAATAGGCAGGGATCGTTCGTATCctcctttagttccggttggtgcATCAAACCGAGACGAGGTGGACCGTtcatatccccctttagtcccggtttatagAACAAACCGGGACGAAGTGGTGGCAGGAATCGTTcgtatcaccctttagtcccggttggtggctcaacccgggactaaaggtccaaatggTTTGCATCCTGCTTCGCAAAAGCACAACCGAAGCATAGtatgtcgccatttctctgttcttctcctctctcgctcttttcttcccctctcttcttcccttctcttcttccaccatgccaactcgctttacagaggtgctcgcacatggcaagaacaagctcgatgtcgtgtacacgaacgagagcagggaggtgccgcaaattcttagacagttgaaggaacggtGGCTTGACGCCGCGGTGGATCATGAAAAGTTCTtgaggcttgatctggagtacacgatcgatcaacgaggtgttgtcgtcatccaactatgtttcaaacaccatgtcttgatcttccaatgggcgaggtatgttttgaggctttctttgatccaagattatgaaaattgcatatatatatatatatatatatatatatatatatatatatatatatatatatatatatatatagggtcgcgctattcgtcaccctgagtgagaaatagttattcttcacccctctctattttcacattaatacaccgtaattttatttttcttaaattttaatcttatctcatacataaaaagagaccgtaaaaaatacatagtcaccgtaaaaattattttatgtcacgtaaaattacaaacataaaaatatagtgtaaattatacataaaatgcgatttttctggtcttatgatctatatttttgttttcttgtgtcaaatttTTCGTAgttaatcaatataaatgtatctatttgcatttcaaatttaatttatttatgaaatgatcgtaaaattacctcgagtgaggaataatttattctgcaccctgggtgatgaatagactttctatatatatatatatatatatatatatatatatatatagttattTCTTTAGGtttcattggatagcaatatgcagtttctatatatgtttcattggatagttaattgaaggtttcttgatcaattcataggatataaaAATTGCATAGAATCGATAGCAATATGTTCATTTTGGAATcatataaagatcaatttctctttagttgtagtgaaacaattttatgcggcgttctttgatccaaggttatgaaagtttcatatagctagtgatctctctaggtttcattggatagcaatatgatatgtcatagttatgaaaattgcatatagctagtgatctctctaggttccattggatagctatactgacccttctaggttccattggatagcaatatgcaatatgtatagcttgttgcatatttgcaaaaccaTGGAAGAATAGTTATTCCTCACCCCCCTCTATTTTTACATtaatgcatcgtaattttacatttcatatttttttattattttatacGCAAAAAGAGACCATAAGAAAATATAAtcaatgtaaaaatattttatgtcacgtaaaattacgaacatacagaaatagtgcaaaaaatataataaattcatattttttctggtcttgtgacctatatttttgtttttcttttatcaAATTTTACATAATGATTCAATATAAACGTaaatatttgtatttcaaatgtaatttatttgtaaattgatcgtaagattatctcgggtgaagaataaactattctgcaccctgggtgatgaatagagtatatatacatatacatgtgtgtgtgtgtgtgtgtcatagttaatttacggttttttgatcaattcataggatatgaaaatgatatgaaaattgcataggatagcaatatgttccatttgaatcctaaagataattttcttttTAGTTATAGTGAAACATTTTCcatgttgcagcagtatgtaacatttgtttcatttaaatttgttgatgttgcagtagtgacaagcattattcagaactcatggacttccttcacaGCGGCATcagttttgctaccgttgacataacgaacgacaagttgaagatgaggcacaacttcggtattgagataccagctgattgcctcattgatctTTAACAGGAATTCAGGCTCCGacatgagaggacttcgatgtctcatatggcagtcgccttgatcgacgaggagtatgctgatatgaagaccaaattctCAAAGTCTCAccacagactttgggagaagaccccacttgatcgtatcaacattgagtatgcatcaaaagatgcattgcatacgtttcataccacttgatcgtatcaacattgaccatatttattaagtaatttatattgtttatttaaaaatagttgacaacttatttccattgacagcttattttcattcttaaAAAATGTACGGAAGATGGTAGAGAACCTACTACTACAATGATGAGCATCATTAACTtataaggagaaacatcatcttgtcgtATTTattaatgatcttgagaattacaatagctATCAGCAAACTCCtgcacattatggtcaatacgtgccactagtgcacgtggtgaactatggtaacatgcatggagattgcatggtaagattttcta encodes:
- the LOC123401649 gene encoding nuclear transcription factor Y subunit C-3-like: MRIARPYSGVSRSGATARTGPHALPLARIKKIMKRSAGDGSGGDGAGARMISGEAPVVFSRACELFVAELTQAAWAATLEGRRRTVHAEDVAAAVRDTDLFDFLVDVVKPRGDDGGGVDAGGRLPPAAPVHRGALD